One stretch of Saccharopolyspora erythraea DNA includes these proteins:
- a CDS encoding GlxA family transcriptional regulator, giving the protein MSCHRVVALLNPPQSPFELACVAEVFGTVRQDLPVHYDFRICAERPGPLQTTVGYAMLVDAGLAALQEADTVVVPGWQPAGAPAPPAITEALRAAHRRGARVVAICTGAFVLAQAGLLDGRRATTHWRDTAQLAATFPEVQVDPDVLYVDHGDVATSAGTGAGIDLCLHVVRSDHGAAYAAQIARNMVLPPHREGSQLQYAAQPARARADESLAPLLEWAIAQLDARLTVGRLAERAGLSSRTLARRFTEQLGTSPGEWLLGQRLDAARALLEQTNLPVDAIATRVGLASAVNLRRRFRARFGTTPGAYRRTFGETR; this is encoded by the coding sequence ATGAGCTGTCATCGGGTGGTGGCCCTGCTCAACCCGCCCCAGTCGCCGTTCGAGCTCGCCTGCGTCGCCGAGGTCTTCGGCACCGTCCGGCAGGACCTGCCGGTGCACTACGACTTCCGGATCTGCGCCGAGCGTCCAGGTCCTCTGCAGACCACCGTCGGCTACGCGATGCTCGTCGACGCGGGGCTGGCGGCTCTGCAGGAGGCGGACACCGTGGTCGTCCCCGGCTGGCAGCCGGCCGGCGCACCGGCGCCGCCTGCCATCACCGAGGCGCTGCGGGCCGCCCACCGGCGCGGGGCGAGGGTCGTCGCCATCTGCACGGGGGCGTTCGTCCTCGCTCAGGCCGGACTGCTCGACGGCCGCCGCGCCACCACCCATTGGCGCGACACCGCCCAGCTCGCCGCCACCTTCCCCGAGGTGCAGGTGGACCCGGACGTGCTCTACGTGGACCACGGCGACGTGGCGACCAGCGCCGGAACCGGCGCGGGCATCGACCTGTGCCTGCACGTCGTACGTTCCGACCACGGCGCGGCATACGCCGCCCAGATCGCCCGGAACATGGTGCTGCCGCCACACCGGGAGGGCAGCCAACTCCAGTACGCCGCTCAGCCCGCCCGGGCCAGGGCGGACGAGTCGTTGGCGCCGTTGCTGGAGTGGGCCATCGCCCAGCTCGACGCCCGGCTGACCGTCGGCCGGCTCGCCGAACGCGCCGGGCTGTCGAGCCGAACTCTCGCCCGGCGGTTCACCGAACAGCTCGGCACCAGCCCAGGGGAGTGGCTGCTCGGTCAGCGCCTCGACGCGGCACGGGCACTGCTGGAACAGACCAACCTTCCGGTGGATGCCATCGCCACCCGGGTCGGACTCGCCTCGGCGGTCAACCTCCGTCGCCGATTCCGGGCGCGCTTCGGCACCACACCCGGCGCATACCGGCGGACCTTCGGCGAAACCCGGTAA
- a CDS encoding protein phosphatase 2C domain-containing protein, with amino-acid sequence MDVTYAIEPAPDRGPGEGNEDFVVAGPSWVLVLDGATAPAGVDSGCVHDVRWLVRHLAAGLAKSLSLQSESLADALAGAIGMTCDAHGGTCDLGNPSSPSSTVSVVRLRGHELEYLVLADSPVLLEVGGEVRAIVDDRLDRLPSRSPEAVRDSRNQPGGFWAASTAPEAAYQAVRGSVPVADVRIGAVLTDGASRYVERFGLTDWTGLLDLLEREGPGELINRVRKAENTIERERGKRHDDATAAVLRMS; translated from the coding sequence ATGGACGTCACTTACGCGATCGAGCCGGCACCGGACCGGGGGCCCGGCGAGGGAAACGAGGACTTCGTCGTGGCCGGCCCCTCGTGGGTCCTGGTGCTCGACGGCGCCACCGCGCCCGCCGGGGTCGACAGCGGTTGCGTCCACGACGTGCGGTGGCTGGTTCGCCACCTCGCCGCTGGGCTGGCGAAAAGCCTCTCGCTGCAAAGCGAATCGCTGGCCGACGCGCTGGCCGGCGCGATCGGGATGACCTGCGACGCCCACGGCGGGACGTGCGACCTCGGCAACCCGTCGAGCCCGTCGTCGACGGTTTCGGTGGTGCGGCTGCGCGGTCACGAACTGGAGTACCTGGTGCTCGCCGACAGCCCGGTCCTGCTGGAGGTCGGCGGCGAGGTCCGCGCGATCGTCGACGACCGCCTGGACCGGCTGCCCAGCCGCTCCCCGGAGGCGGTGCGCGACAGCCGCAACCAGCCCGGCGGCTTCTGGGCCGCCAGCACCGCCCCCGAGGCCGCGTACCAGGCGGTGCGGGGCAGCGTCCCGGTCGCGGACGTGCGGATCGGCGCCGTACTCACCGACGGCGCGTCCCGCTACGTCGAGCGCTTCGGGCTCACCGACTGGACCGGGCTGCTGGACCTGCTCGAACGCGAAGGGCCGGGCGAACTGATCAACCGCGTCCGCAAGGCGGAGAACACCATCGAGCGGGAGCGGGGCAAGCGCCACGACGACGCGACGGCCGCCGTCCTGCGGATGTCGTAG
- a CDS encoding sensor histidine kinase: MLVLLATALVAGAACAVTTVLAPASIRLLTGWYGGIAAALLAVSMAMATYWSMRNRRTQARVDELESEVAELADRKLPELVGRLRGGASPDTALAEIELPAHEHQARILRTAAAEVGGAERMRAATMGACANAAGRVQALTTSMLADLREMQHRHDETVLGDLLKIDHSIAQAGRLADSIAVLTGSRSGRRWTKPIVMESILRGAVGRIRDYQRVQLHSTSGAAIAGYAAEGVMHALAELMDNATSFSPPSEKVHVYVEDGQVGIAVTIEDGGLVMKPAALERAQRAVSAEAPDLSTLSGTRLGLAVVGSLARKYGLKVSFRPSARGGTGVVVLIPRELLTQPRSEPEPAPAPTRSQPVTEPVRIGAAVPRSDEQPSGLPQRRRGQTLSAAPRPPASAAPKARPDAGARFTAFRQARTGRLIDDGQEDDAR, encoded by the coding sequence ATGCTCGTCCTGCTCGCCACCGCCTTGGTCGCCGGTGCGGCGTGCGCGGTGACGACCGTCCTGGCCCCGGCATCGATACGGCTGCTGACCGGCTGGTACGGCGGGATCGCGGCGGCGCTGCTCGCGGTGTCGATGGCCATGGCGACCTACTGGTCCATGCGCAACCGCCGCACGCAGGCGCGCGTCGACGAACTGGAGAGCGAGGTCGCCGAACTCGCCGACCGCAAGCTGCCCGAACTGGTGGGGCGGCTGCGAGGGGGCGCATCCCCGGACACCGCGCTCGCCGAGATCGAGCTGCCCGCCCACGAGCACCAGGCGCGAATCCTGCGCACCGCCGCGGCCGAGGTCGGCGGCGCGGAGCGGATGCGCGCGGCGACCATGGGCGCCTGCGCCAACGCCGCGGGCCGGGTCCAGGCCCTGACCACCAGCATGCTCGCCGACCTGCGCGAGATGCAGCACCGGCACGACGAGACGGTTCTCGGCGACCTGCTCAAGATCGACCACAGCATCGCCCAGGCGGGCAGGCTGGCCGACAGCATCGCGGTGCTCACCGGTTCCCGGTCCGGCCGCCGCTGGACCAAGCCGATCGTCATGGAGAGCATCCTGCGCGGGGCGGTCGGCCGCATCCGCGACTACCAGCGGGTCCAGCTGCACTCCACCAGCGGCGCGGCCATCGCGGGCTACGCCGCCGAGGGCGTCATGCACGCGCTGGCCGAGCTGATGGACAACGCCACCAGCTTCTCGCCGCCGTCGGAGAAGGTCCACGTCTACGTCGAGGACGGCCAGGTCGGCATCGCGGTGACCATCGAGGACGGCGGCCTGGTGATGAAACCCGCCGCGCTGGAGCGGGCGCAGCGCGCGGTCTCCGCCGAGGCGCCGGACCTCAGCACGCTGTCGGGCACCCGGCTCGGCCTGGCCGTCGTCGGCAGCCTGGCCCGCAAGTACGGGTTGAAGGTGTCGTTCCGGCCGTCGGCGCGCGGTGGCACCGGTGTCGTCGTGCTCATCCCGCGCGAGCTGCTCACCCAGCCCAGGAGCGAGCCGGAGCCCGCGCCGGCTCCCACCCGCTCGCAGCCGGTGACCGAGCCGGTGCGCATCGGTGCGGCGGTCCCGCGGAGCGACGAACAACCGTCCGGGCTGCCGCAGCGCCGCCGGGGCCAGACCCTGTCGGCGGCTCCCCGGCCGCCCGCGTCGGCGGCCCCGAAGGCGCGGCCGGACGCGGGGGCCCGCTTCACCGCGTTCCGCCAGGCCCGCACCGGCAGGCTCATCGACGACGGCCAGGAGGACGACGCCCGATGA
- a CDS encoding roadblock/LC7 domain-containing protein, with protein MNTTERDLDWLLENLLKRTPGARHALVLSRDGLKLCYSSGLTMDQADQLAAISSGIQSLSYGASIEFGDGTGGVRQSMTEFHGGLLFIVEAGLGAHLAVLADEDAEVGNVGHNMNELVEQLGEYLTAAPRPSGGVRPT; from the coding sequence ATGAACACCACTGAACGCGACCTCGACTGGTTGCTGGAGAACCTGCTGAAGCGAACGCCGGGGGCCCGGCACGCGCTGGTGCTGTCCAGGGACGGGCTCAAGCTCTGCTACTCTAGCGGGCTCACGATGGACCAGGCCGACCAGCTCGCCGCCATCTCCTCGGGCATCCAGAGCCTTTCCTACGGCGCTTCCATCGAGTTCGGCGACGGTACCGGCGGCGTGCGGCAGTCCATGACCGAGTTCCACGGCGGCCTGCTGTTCATCGTCGAGGCCGGGCTCGGCGCGCACCTTGCGGTGCTGGCCGACGAGGACGCCGAGGTCGGCAACGTCGGCCACAACATGAACGAGCTGGTCGAGCAGCTCGGCGAGTACCTGACCGCGGCACCGCGCCCATCCGGAGGTGTGCGTCCGACATGA
- a CDS encoding DUF742 domain-containing protein: MSRRELENEDPDRLYIVTGGRSDAGESSLDLVTLIVSECDPTPGMQSEHVRILRLCRRPTAVVEVSSELGLPVSVVKILLCDLLDTGRVTARHPSSATAKADLPDPETLKQVLVGLERL; the protein is encoded by the coding sequence ATGAGCAGGCGAGAGCTGGAGAACGAGGACCCGGACCGGCTCTACATCGTCACGGGCGGACGCAGCGACGCCGGGGAGAGCTCCCTCGACCTGGTCACGCTGATCGTCAGCGAGTGCGATCCCACTCCGGGCATGCAGTCCGAGCACGTGCGCATCCTGCGCCTGTGCCGCAGGCCGACGGCGGTCGTGGAGGTCTCCTCGGAACTGGGGCTGCCGGTGAGCGTGGTGAAGATCCTGCTGTGCGATCTGCTCGACACCGGCCGGGTCACCGCCCGCCACCCGTCGTCCGCCACCGCCAAGGCGGATCTGCCCGACCCCGAAACGCTTAAGCAGGTGCTCGTTGGACTCGAACGACTTTGA
- a CDS encoding ATP/GTP-binding protein, whose protein sequence is MDSNDFDRAVPVGPGAAGGERTPLHSTAADALKIVIVGGYGVGKTTMVRSVSEIRPLSTEETMTQAGLGIDADVQGKTTTTVAFDFGRISLNAELVLYLFGAPGQERFWFFWDQLFSGTLGAVVLVDARRLADSWYAIDRLEQHGTPFVVVRNNFGPPEHSLEEIRHALDLSPGVPLVECDARERESCKSVLLTLVKHLYAMSMAREIRS, encoded by the coding sequence TTGGACTCGAACGACTTTGACCGGGCGGTGCCGGTCGGCCCCGGTGCGGCCGGTGGCGAGCGCACCCCGCTGCACAGCACCGCCGCCGACGCACTCAAGATCGTCATCGTCGGCGGCTACGGGGTCGGCAAGACCACCATGGTCCGCTCGGTGAGCGAGATCCGGCCGCTGAGCACCGAGGAGACGATGACCCAGGCGGGCCTGGGCATCGACGCCGACGTGCAGGGCAAGACCACCACGACGGTGGCCTTCGACTTCGGGCGGATCAGCCTGAACGCCGAGCTGGTGCTGTACCTGTTCGGCGCGCCAGGCCAGGAGCGGTTCTGGTTCTTCTGGGACCAGCTGTTCTCCGGGACCTTGGGCGCGGTGGTGCTGGTCGACGCCCGCAGGCTGGCCGACTCCTGGTACGCCATCGACCGGCTCGAGCAGCACGGCACGCCGTTCGTGGTGGTCAGGAACAACTTCGGGCCGCCGGAGCACTCCCTGGAGGAGATCCGGCACGCCCTCGACCTCAGCCCGGGCGTCCCGCTGGTCGAATGCGACGCGCGGGAGCGGGAGTCCTGCAAGTCGGTGCTGCTGACGCTCGTCAAGCACCTGTACGCGATGTCGATGGCCAGGGAGATCAGGTCATGA
- a CDS encoding cytochrome P450, giving the protein MTGASEVEWPAADPPSECPVQAVPAAPQASEAQESAVRMYGQILQRDPKELYREMRREHGPVAPILLEGDLPAWLVLGYREVHQVTTDSELFARNSRRWNHWDDVPDGHPLWPWLGIDHSVLVSEGEEHQRRAGAISDALAAVDQFELWDQCARIADRLIDSFAGSGRADLIAEYTDRIPLLVVTTMFGMTEEQTRDLIGDLSTTIDAAEGAGAAHNRVVDRMRALLAVKRERPGNDLPSRLLGHPSTANDDECAIDLVILLTAAHQPTASWIGNTLRLLLTDERFALTLSGGRRSVGDALNEVLWEDSPVSNLLGRWAARDTQLGGRSIRKGDLLLLGYNAANSDPQVWPDGTNAHMAGNHAHMAFGHGEHGCPFPAPELAEVIAKSTIEVLLDRLPDLRLAVEPEALRWRQSTTIRGLVDLPVEFTPTYAKRP; this is encoded by the coding sequence ATGACCGGTGCGTCCGAAGTCGAGTGGCCCGCGGCCGATCCGCCGTCGGAGTGCCCGGTGCAGGCGGTGCCCGCCGCGCCGCAGGCATCCGAGGCGCAGGAGTCCGCCGTGCGCATGTACGGGCAGATCCTGCAGCGCGACCCCAAGGAGCTGTACCGGGAGATGCGCCGCGAGCACGGCCCGGTGGCGCCGATCCTGCTGGAGGGCGACCTGCCCGCGTGGCTGGTGCTCGGCTACCGCGAGGTGCACCAGGTCACCACCGACTCCGAGCTGTTCGCGCGCAACTCGCGGCGCTGGAACCACTGGGACGACGTCCCCGACGGCCACCCGCTGTGGCCCTGGCTCGGCATCGACCACTCGGTGCTGGTCTCCGAGGGCGAGGAGCACCAGCGCCGGGCCGGCGCGATCAGCGACGCGCTGGCGGCGGTGGACCAGTTCGAGCTGTGGGACCAGTGCGCGCGCATCGCCGACCGGCTGATCGACTCGTTCGCGGGTTCGGGGCGCGCCGATCTGATCGCCGAGTACACCGACCGGATCCCGCTGCTGGTGGTCACCACCATGTTCGGCATGACCGAGGAGCAGACGCGGGACCTGATCGGCGACCTGTCGACCACGATCGACGCCGCCGAAGGCGCCGGGGCCGCCCACAACCGGGTCGTGGACCGGATGCGCGCACTGCTCGCGGTCAAGCGCGAACGGCCGGGCAACGACCTGCCGTCGCGGCTGCTGGGGCACCCCTCGACCGCCAACGACGACGAGTGCGCCATCGACCTGGTCATCCTGCTGACCGCCGCGCACCAGCCGACCGCGAGCTGGATCGGCAACACCCTGCGGCTGCTGCTCACCGACGAGCGCTTCGCGCTGACCCTCTCGGGTGGCCGGCGCAGCGTGGGCGACGCGCTGAACGAGGTGCTGTGGGAGGACAGCCCGGTGTCCAACCTCCTGGGGCGCTGGGCGGCACGCGACACCCAGCTCGGCGGACGCAGCATCCGCAAGGGCGACCTGCTGCTGCTGGGCTACAACGCCGCCAACTCCGACCCGCAGGTGTGGCCGGACGGCACCAACGCGCACATGGCGGGCAACCACGCGCACATGGCGTTCGGGCACGGGGAGCACGGCTGCCCGTTCCCCGCGCCGGAGCTGGCCGAGGTGATCGCGAAGTCGACCATCGAGGTGCTGCTTGACCGGTTGCCGGACCTGCGCCTGGCGGTGGAGCCCGAGGCCCTGAGGTGGCGGCAGTCCACCACGATCCGCGGTCTGGTCGACCTGCCGGTGGAGTTCACCCCGACCTACGCCAAGCGCCCCTGA